The bacterium genome segment TTTTTTCGGTTATATCGTCGAACAAAACTATTACCCCCTCAGGGTTTCCCTCGATTGTCAGCTTGTCCAGCGATACTTCGAGGGGAATTTCCTCGCCTGCTTTGTCCCGTATCGTGACCTCTATTGACTTCCACTTACTTTCTCCGCGCATAAATTCAGTTATAAGTCCCCATAATGGACTAAGTCTCTCCTCGCCTATTTCGTTTAGGTTCCTCTCAAGAACTCTGTTAATGGGCAACTGCAGAATTTGTGATGCAGCATTGTTGAAATAAACAACATTTCCGTCCTCATCAATCGTCATAAGGCCGCTTCTCATGTGTTGCAGAATCTGGTCAGTGTTCCACTTCACTCGCTCAAGCTCAAGCTTGGTTTCCTCAAGCTTGTCAAGATGCATTCTCAGTTTCTGGGAGAGATAGCCGGAAAGAAACGCCATCATATACAAAAAGCACGATTGCACATAAGCCATATAGAATAGAGTTTCTTTACTCGAAAGAATAAGCTCCGAAAGAGCTGTTCCCGGTCTGGGAATAATCCCCATAAACTCAAAGTAAAGCATCAAGGCATAGAACAGGGTAGCTGCAGTCGCGGTCATTACGGTACCAAGAAGCTGGAACACGAAGGCACTGGAAAGTATTGTAAGAGCGTAAAGCAATATAAGTGGGCTTCCACCACCGCCTGTCATATGCACGAGACCTGTTTCAACCAGCAATTCGAAAAATATTTCTATAGAATAAAGGAACTTGAAGTTAAGTTCTTTTCGCACGATATCCCAGTAATAAAGCGAACCAAGATATCCAAGCGTAACCACCCCGTAGAGAACCAAGAGTATCCTTATTTCCTTTGATTCAGGAAAGAAAAGTATTACCGCAATAAAAAGTATAAGAATTATAAGAAACCTGAATATAAGAAGCCATTTTATCTTTCTGTGGAACTCCACGCGCCATTCAGGCACATTATTTATCTTATCCTCAGGCATGTTATGCCTTTATCTTACCGATTATATCGAACATAGGCAGATACATTGCAACCAAAAGCCCCCCAACTACTATACCCATGACGACTGTCATAAGAGGTTCTATCATTGCAGTAAGGGTTTCCACAGCAGAGTCGACCTCCTCCTCATAGAAGTCAGCTATCTTTGCGAGCATCGTATCGAGGTTACCCGTTTTCTCGCCAACATTTATCATTTGAACGACCATCGGCGGGAATACCCTGCTTTCTTCGAGAGGCTTTGCTATAGTTTCACCCTGAGAAATCGCTATTATGGCATTTTTTATTGCTCTTGCTATTACATCATTCCCAGCGGTTTTGGCGGTAACCTGAAGAGCATCTATAATGTTAACTCCGCTCTGGATAAGGGTTCCCAGCGTTCTGCTGAAACGCGCCACCGCGGTTTTCCGTATGAGCATTCCGAAAAGCGGCAATTTCAGGAAAAGATAATCGATGTAATAGCGAGTTTTGCTGTTTTTCCTCATTAATTTGTAGATGATAACAATGAGGATAGCGCCGCCAATAATAAGATGTAGGTTTCCTTTAAGCCAATTTGATAAGTTAATCACTATCTGCGTTGGTTTGGGCAACTCTGCGCCGAGTCCCTCGAACATGCCAGCGAATATAGGTATAATGAATGTAAGCATGATAAACGATATAAGCACAAGCATAACGAGCATTATCGCCGGATATGTCAGCGCACCCTTTATTTTGCGCTTTATCGCGTCGGCTTTTTCACGATAATCAGCAAGCCTTTTAAGAATAACATCAAGCGCACCACCGACCTCGCCTGCCTCAATCATGCTGACATAAAGCTGGTCGAAAACCTTCTTTTCCTTGGCAAGAGCATCGGCAAGTGTGCTTCCACTTGAAACGGTATCTCTAACATTGGCTATTACTCTGGCAAGAACTTTGTTCGTGGTTTGGGCAGCAAGAATGTCAAGACATTGCACGAGCGGCAATCCCGCTTCTATCATCACAGCGAACTGCCTGGTGAAACGGGATATCTCCACAGCTTTTACACCTGTGCCTATCGTAAGGTTTAGCGACTTCGACTTGCGCTTAACATTGGTAACTATAACCCGTTGCCGCCTGAGAAGCTGCATTAATTCCTGTTTGTTTTTTGCCTCGAGAGTTCCCGATACAGTTTGTCCTGTCGGCGTCCTTCCTGTATATTCAAACACTGGCATGTCAACACCTCACTATATTAGCCAAAACTTATTACTCACTAAATTTTTAGAAAAGAGCTTAGAAACCTTTCCGGGCTGGTGCTTGCATTTGTTGCCTTGCTATCAGTTCGGACAGTTCGTTAGGGTCAGGCGAACGCCTCATGGCATCCTCTATCGTTATTAATCGCTTAAGATAAAGCGATGCCAGAGACATATTCATAGTTTGCATTCCATATTTTCCGCCCGCCTGTATTGCTGAATAAATCTGATGGACTTTGTCCTCGCGGATAAGCGCTCTAATAGCCGGAGTCACCACCATAATCTCCACAGCTGGAACCCTTCCACCTCCTATTCGGGGCAAAAGTGCCTGCGTTATCACCGCCTGCAGAACAAATGATAATTGCACTCTTATTTGTTGCTGCTGAGATGGCGGGAATATGTCTATAATTCTATTCACCGTTTCAGCGCACGAGTTCGTGTGAAGCGTTGCGAAAACCAAGTGTCCAGTTTCTGCTATTGTTAGCGCCGCGGATATTGTCTCAAGGTCGCGCATCTCGCCCACAAGCACGACATCAGGGTCTTCTCGCAGCGCATATTTAAGGGCAGTAGCGAAACTCATCGTATCGGAACCAACCTCTCTCTGGTTGACTATGCAATTTTTATGTTTATGCACGAACTCTATGGGGTCCTCAATCGTAAGGATGTGAGCATGTCTCGTGTTATTAATCTTGTCTATAAGCGCCGCAAGCGTTGTCGACTTCCCCGAACCGGTTGGTCCGGTAACCAAAACAAGCCCCATGGGAAAATCAGCGAATGTCGAGACAACCGGCGGAAGCATCAGCTCTTCAAAGGAAAGTATCCTCATCGGAATAAGCCTTATAGCCATAGCCACACTTCCGCGCTGCATGAAAATGTTCACCCTGAACCTTGCTAATCCTGATATCCCAAAGGAAAGGTCGAGCTCCCAGTTCTCCTCGAACTTCTGCTTTTGGCGCTCAGTCATTATCGAATACGCCATTCGTTTGGAAACATCAGGCGTTATAACATCGTATGGCAAGCGGTGCAATTCACCGTCAATCCTTAGTATAGGTGGTGAACCAGCAGTAATATGCAGGTCGGAAGCATTCCGCTTGACCATCTCCTCGAGAAGTTCCCTTATGGAAAGCTCAGATGCCATAAATTCCCCCATTCTTTTTTCTTCTTTTTATGATATCGATAATTTCCGCACTTTCAATAGTATTTTTACATATATGTTAAGGGTATTTTCTCGCCCAAATGTCCGAACACTTTACCGCACGACAATCAACTTTCGCACTACTGGTTTGGTTTTCGTCTTACAATGAAGTATATACACTCCCTGCGATAATCCCACACTGCTTATGTCGATATGATTTTGTCCATTAATTTTGCTTATTCTTTTCGAGAACACGATTCTTCCCTTTATATCAAATATTCTTATGGATGTAGTGTTCTTAGGCAAAGGTAGGTTATCCATACCCGTCAGTATTAATGTGGCTAATGCTGGTTCTTGCTGAGTCTGGTAATTAGGTTCGCTGCTTATCTGACTGCTTATCGTGACATGATTTTGCCAGCACGCAAGATTACCCAAAACCTCAGCACCCCACAGGGATGGTCGGCTTTCGTACCAATTGCTAATAAGAATCCCAATTAGCGAATCGTATTGATATAACCATAACCACCTCATCGTATGTTCAACATAATCGAGCACTCCACCATCGGGATTAACATGGCTTCTAAATGTAGGATTTGAGGTGTCGGTATTGGTCCACACAATTTTTGTGAATGTATTGCAGAATCGCTGCAACATTGAATCAGGATATGCTGATGCAAACTCTGGGTCATTTGCAACTGCCACCACGAATTCTATATCGATATTAGCATGACCAACATCTTCAGCCCGTTTAAAGCACGACATCGAGAGATGATAGCCGCCTCTATCGTAATGAAAATGATTTCCCTTGCCCATAACATAGTATCGTCGCGAGGCTAACTCATCAAACCTGATCCAGAACGATATTTTTATATTATCGTTCAATGCTGTGTCATGAGGAATGGTTATGTAATCGTCTCCGTCCAGAACTACCGCTTGTCCGACCTTACCGGTGGCGAACGAAGGGGTGCCATGCGAAACTCCATCTCGCCCATGCCTTGACAAGTCAGCAAAATCACCCTCAAACCTGAGGTATACGAGTGTATCATGCCCTCTCGTTATTACCAGTTCATCCAAAGCACCAACAAAAAAACTTGAACCGTCAGGGCGTTTACCAATAACAAAGTCAGCATCCGTGCCAGAAATAGCCTTCCCAACACTTTGTCTGAATAAAATTCTCGTTCCAGTGCTGTCGTAAATAATCAGTCTTAACGAATCCTCAAGCGAAACCTCGAACTTATACCAATATCCGAGTTTATCGATTACATCAGTTTCTATGGCGCAATATGCTCCTGAGGAGTCGAACCCCCAAAGGTCTGCGGTAGCCATGTAATCACAATATCTCCACGCATACGCATCCAATGCTGGACAGTAACAAAGCCCTCTATATGCAGGAAATGGGGCGTCACTCCAGTTTGTGCCTGAATGTATCCAGCCTCTATATGTAAAATATGTTTCAGCCATTTCATGAACTGTATTTCTGTAGTAAGTAACAAGAGATGTATCTGGAGTTCTATAGTAGGGCGGCATGTAATACGGCGTTCGGGATATTTCGACAAGTCTTAGAAGCATCAAACCATAGGCAAGATACCAATTGTGAGGCGTTTTCCAATATTCGCTATAGCGCCATATAGGAACAATAGTGTCTTCAATATAATACAAAAATCTTGATGCTTGCGCCCCAAATCGTGAGTATAAAAAACTATCGCTCAGGACTATCTTAATAAAATCCGCGATAGTTGCATAAATATGACCAGTCCACACCAAATAAGGTTCACCAGTATAATGGCACGAGT includes the following:
- a CDS encoding type II secretion system F family protein is translated as MPVFEYTGRTPTGQTVSGTLEAKNKQELMQLLRRQRVIVTNVKRKSKSLNLTIGTGVKAVEISRFTRQFAVMIEAGLPLVQCLDILAAQTTNKVLARVIANVRDTVSSGSTLADALAKEKKVFDQLYVSMIEAGEVGGALDVILKRLADYREKADAIKRKIKGALTYPAIMLVMLVLISFIMLTFIIPIFAGMFEGLGAELPKPTQIVINLSNWLKGNLHLIIGGAILIVIIYKLMRKNSKTRYYIDYLFLKLPLFGMLIRKTAVARFSRTLGTLIQSGVNIIDALQVTAKTAGNDVIARAIKNAIIAISQGETIAKPLEESRVFPPMVVQMINVGEKTGNLDTMLAKIADFYEEEVDSAVETLTAMIEPLMTVVMGIVVGGLLVAMYLPMFDIIGKIKA
- a CDS encoding T9SS type A sorting domain-containing protein, yielding MRAKHYFLCFVLIALPSMLLAQIDWYEEFNSEYPHGISFTSAIPWGESYIIRGLLSMYRASVARGEPIDTSLKYLTWAQQHCSYVIDSCHYTGEPYLVWTGHIYATIADFIKIVLSDSFLYSRFGAQASRFLYYIEDTIVPIWRYSEYWKTPHNWYLAYGLMLLRLVEISRTPYYMPPYYRTPDTSLVTYYRNTVHEMAETYFTYRGWIHSGTNWSDAPFPAYRGLCYCPALDAYAWRYCDYMATADLWGFDSSGAYCAIETDVIDKLGYWYKFEVSLEDSLRLIIYDSTGTRILFRQSVGKAISGTDADFVIGKRPDGSSFFVGALDELVITRGHDTLVYLRFEGDFADLSRHGRDGVSHGTPSFATGKVGQAVVLDGDDYITIPHDTALNDNIKISFWIRFDELASRRYYVMGKGNHFHYDRGGYHLSMSCFKRAEDVGHANIDIEFVVAVANDPEFASAYPDSMLQRFCNTFTKIVWTNTDTSNPTFRSHVNPDGGVLDYVEHTMRWLWLYQYDSLIGILISNWYESRPSLWGAEVLGNLACWQNHVTISSQISSEPNYQTQQEPALATLILTGMDNLPLPKNTTSIRIFDIKGRIVFSKRISKINGQNHIDISSVGLSQGVYILHCKTKTKPVVRKLIVVR
- a CDS encoding PAS domain S-box protein, with the translated sequence MPEDKINNVPEWRVEFHRKIKWLLIFRFLIILILFIAVILFFPESKEIRILLVLYGVVTLGYLGSLYYWDIVRKELNFKFLYSIEIFFELLVETGLVHMTGGGGSPLILLYALTILSSAFVFQLLGTVMTATAATLFYALMLYFEFMGIIPRPGTALSELILSSKETLFYMAYVQSCFLYMMAFLSGYLSQKLRMHLDKLEETKLELERVKWNTDQILQHMRSGLMTIDEDGNVVYFNNAASQILQLPINRVLERNLNEIGEERLSPLWGLITEFMRGESKWKSIEVTIRDKAGEEIPLEVSLDKLTIEGNPEGVIVLFDDITEK
- a CDS encoding type IV pilus twitching motility protein PilT — protein: MASELSIRELLEEMVKRNASDLHITAGSPPILRIDGELHRLPYDVITPDVSKRMAYSIMTERQKQKFEENWELDLSFGISGLARFRVNIFMQRGSVAMAIRLIPMRILSFEELMLPPVVSTFADFPMGLVLVTGPTGSGKSTTLAALIDKINNTRHAHILTIEDPIEFVHKHKNCIVNQREVGSDTMSFATALKYALREDPDVVLVGEMRDLETISAALTIAETGHLVFATLHTNSCAETVNRIIDIFPPSQQQQIRVQLSFVLQAVITQALLPRIGGGRVPAVEIMVVTPAIRALIREDKVHQIYSAIQAGGKYGMQTMNMSLASLYLKRLITIEDAMRRSPDPNELSELIARQQMQAPARKGF